The Schistocerca gregaria isolate iqSchGreg1 chromosome 1, iqSchGreg1.2, whole genome shotgun sequence genome includes a window with the following:
- the LOC126277580 gene encoding peptide methionine sulfoxide reductase MsrB-like isoform X2 produces the protein MVFYHYSKRNWNGQTASKNDAKSLTDKEWAQRLTPQQYSVCRQGGTEQPFSSSLNNNKAPGKYTCVCCGNVLFTSETKYNSGSGWPSFYQSIDGSVIQRLDTSHGMIRTEVLCHNCSAHLGHVFNDGPEPTGLRYCINGVCLKFVPE, from the exons GTCAGACTGCTTCCAAAAATGATGCAAAATCTCTCACAGATAAAGAATGGGCACAAAGACTAACACCACAACAATATTCAGTTTGTCGACAAGGAGGAACAGAACAA ccttttagtagttctttgaacaACAACAAAGCACCAGGAAAATACACTTGTGTTTGCTGTGGAAATGTCCTATTcac CTCAGAAACAAAATATAATTCTGGCAGTGGCTGGCCCTCTTTTTATCAGAGCATTGATGGAAGTGTCATACAACGTTTAGATACGAGCCATGGTATGATTCGAACTGAAGTTCTGTGTcacaat tgctcTGCTCACCTTGGTCATGTTTTCAATGATGGTCCAGAACCAACTGGTTTGCGCTACTGCATAAATGGAGTGTGTCTCAAATTTGTACCAGAATAA